The following coding sequences lie in one Amycolatopsis cihanbeyliensis genomic window:
- a CDS encoding EAL domain-containing protein yields the protein MPEPYGGPAGSYSAAANSSPAPPSGSTGMTGSADTTPSSGHSDEWRFRIYTILVLSAGIAAAVAVSRWLPFEWSADLWWIGPLLAVAFLLAEQLGINVDVRSGISWTISFTEIPLVIGFFVAPFEVVAAAHLVAGIGTLLVRRVSGRVLYNAGVFLLEVTSAFAVAGLVKQLVGDPGMPWIAALAGTLTAPLASTLLALAAVRVLRRRMRVTTALRLTGRILVVGFVNASVGLSGYLVIANVPAAWPLVLAVFLGLSALYWAYSDLLREQRDMEALSDVSLMVARSGHQAAARPASRVEDLRRGVDVDEWVTIAERIKDQLAAGRVVLRLRLEPDDAMRTVVVGESLPPGGLPADDPLLRLPGPHVRHFRITEANPEVRTALLDRGAQEALVVPLRSANQLLGVVEAHDRLSRWRGFGKYDIQLLGTMASHLATSLDNRRLLATLRHDAYHDPLTGLLNRPGFCLLARDPLRERPSSVVLRVDLDVFSTVSDALGYTWADRMVIAAGRRMRDTLGQQVPLARLEGASFAALLADHTAQQAHQVAERLRAELSAPYPMERLTVEANAMVGYAVTVDDNHDPVDIDGMLQRADMAVRATRGGEEVRGYVPSMGQIFMRRFQMVTQFRQSLEDGQVSVHYQPKVSLPNRHVQGVEALVRWQHPEFGKLDPDEFVPAVEAAGLIGVLTSFVLEQALRRVRKWLDEGLRISAAVNLSVRNLADAEFPAKVSAALGRFDVPPELLTFELTESGVMSDPQRALPILRELHALGIVLAVDDFGTGYSSLAYLRQLPVDQVKIDKSFVLGMGTDLGDLAVVRSIVELGHSLGLTVVAEGVEEDIARDQLEAMGCDVAQGYLISRPLSEERLEAWLQARTARSPGRHAETVLTLLT from the coding sequence ATGCCGGAGCCATACGGCGGACCCGCCGGTTCCTACTCGGCTGCAGCTAACTCTTCTCCGGCACCTCCGAGTGGATCGACCGGCATGACTGGTTCGGCCGACACGACACCGTCTTCGGGACATTCGGATGAGTGGCGGTTCCGTATCTACACCATTCTGGTGCTCTCGGCCGGTATTGCCGCCGCGGTCGCCGTATCCCGGTGGCTGCCCTTCGAATGGTCGGCCGACCTGTGGTGGATCGGTCCGCTGCTCGCGGTCGCCTTCCTGCTCGCCGAGCAGCTCGGCATCAACGTCGACGTACGCAGCGGCATCTCCTGGACCATCTCGTTCACCGAGATCCCGCTGGTCATCGGCTTCTTCGTGGCGCCGTTCGAGGTGGTGGCCGCGGCACACCTCGTCGCCGGGATCGGCACCCTGCTGGTGCGCAGGGTGTCCGGAAGGGTGCTCTACAACGCCGGGGTGTTCCTGCTCGAGGTCACCAGTGCGTTCGCGGTCGCCGGGCTGGTCAAGCAGCTCGTCGGCGACCCCGGTATGCCGTGGATCGCGGCGCTCGCCGGAACCCTGACCGCGCCGCTGGCCAGCACGCTGCTGGCGCTGGCCGCGGTCCGCGTGCTGCGCCGCCGGATGCGGGTCACCACCGCACTGCGGCTGACCGGCCGCATCCTGGTCGTCGGCTTCGTGAACGCCTCGGTCGGGCTCTCCGGCTACCTGGTGATCGCCAACGTGCCGGCGGCCTGGCCGCTGGTGCTCGCCGTCTTCCTCGGCCTGTCCGCGCTCTACTGGGCCTACTCCGACCTGCTCCGCGAGCAACGCGACATGGAGGCGCTCTCCGACGTCAGCCTGATGGTCGCCAGGTCGGGGCACCAGGCCGCGGCCCGCCCCGCCAGTCGGGTGGAGGACCTGCGCCGTGGCGTCGACGTGGACGAGTGGGTCACCATCGCCGAGCGGATCAAGGACCAGCTCGCCGCCGGTCGCGTCGTGCTGCGGCTGCGGCTGGAACCGGACGACGCGATGCGCACCGTCGTCGTCGGCGAGTCACTGCCGCCCGGCGGGTTGCCTGCCGACGACCCGTTGCTGCGCCTGCCCGGCCCGCACGTACGGCACTTCCGGATCACCGAGGCCAACCCCGAGGTGCGGACGGCGCTGCTGGACCGCGGTGCGCAGGAAGCGCTGGTAGTGCCGTTGCGCAGTGCCAACCAGTTGCTCGGCGTGGTGGAGGCGCACGATCGGCTGTCCCGCTGGCGCGGCTTCGGCAAGTACGACATCCAGCTGCTCGGCACCATGGCCAGCCACCTGGCGACCTCGCTGGACAACCGCAGGCTGCTGGCCACGCTGCGGCACGACGCCTACCACGACCCGCTGACCGGGCTGCTCAATCGCCCCGGCTTCTGCCTGCTCGCCCGCGATCCGCTGCGCGAGCGGCCCAGCTCGGTGGTGCTGCGGGTGGACCTCGACGTGTTCTCCACGGTCAGCGACGCGCTGGGCTACACCTGGGCCGACCGCATGGTGATCGCGGCGGGCAGGCGGATGCGCGACACCCTCGGTCAGCAGGTCCCACTGGCCAGGCTGGAGGGCGCTTCCTTCGCCGCGCTGCTCGCCGACCACACCGCGCAGCAGGCGCACCAGGTCGCCGAGCGGCTGCGCGCCGAGCTGTCCGCGCCGTACCCGATGGAACGGCTGACCGTCGAGGCCAACGCCATGGTCGGCTACGCCGTCACCGTGGATGACAACCACGACCCGGTGGACATCGACGGCATGCTGCAACGCGCCGATATGGCCGTGCGGGCCACCCGCGGCGGCGAGGAGGTCCGCGGCTACGTGCCGAGCATGGGCCAGATCTTCATGCGCCGCTTCCAGATGGTCACCCAGTTCCGGCAGTCGCTCGAGGACGGCCAGGTCAGCGTGCACTACCAGCCGAAGGTGTCGCTGCCGAACCGGCACGTGCAGGGCGTCGAGGCGCTGGTGCGCTGGCAGCATCCGGAGTTCGGCAAGCTCGACCCGGACGAGTTCGTGCCCGCCGTCGAGGCCGCCGGTCTGATCGGGGTGCTCACCTCCTTCGTGCTCGAGCAGGCGCTGCGCCGGGTGCGCAAGTGGCTGGACGAGGGCCTGCGCATCTCCGCGGCGGTCAACCTGTCCGTGCGCAACCTCGCCGACGCCGAGTTCCCCGCCAAGGTCTCCGCCGCCCTCGGTCGGTTCGACGTCCCTCCGGAGCTGCTGACCTTCGAGCTGACCGAGTCCGGGGTGATGTCCGATCCGCAGCGCGCCCTCCCGATCCTGCGCGAGCTGCACGCGCTCGGCATCGTGCTCGCGGTGGACGACTTCGGCACCGGCTACTCCTCGCTCGCCTACCTGCGGCAGCTACCGGTCGACCAGGTCAAGATCGACAAGAGCTTCGTCCTCGGCATGGGCACCGACCTCGGCGACCTCGCCGTGGTCCGCTCCATCGTCGAGCTGGGCCACTCGCTCGGGCTCACCGTGGTGGCCGAGGGCGTCGAGGAGGACATCGCCCGCGACCAGTTGGAAGCCATGGGCTGCGATGTCGCGCAGGGCTACCTGATCTCCCGCCCGCTGTCCGAGGAGCGGCTGGAGGCCTGGCTGCAGGCGCGCACCGCCCGCTCGCCCGGGCGGCACGCCGAGACCGTGCTGACCTTGCTGACCTGA
- the lon gene encoding endopeptidase La, with protein MSATQLLPILPLDDDVVLPGMVVPLDLGAAESSAAVESARAGAPNASALPGIRSASVAKAEVLIVPRLEGEYAEIGTVATVERVGRVPGGGTAALVRGTRRAFVGETGAGQGAARWVHAEEAVEPPTGERAAELAAEFKSVVVSLLQQREVWQMLDAVQQVEQPSAIADLAGNAPYLSATQKLELLRTLDVTERLEKALESGREYLAELEVSDTIRKDVAEGMEKQQKEFLLRRQLEAIRKELSELTGEPGGEGDEDYRARIEAADLPEHVHKAALAEVDKLDRTSEQSPEGGWIRTWLDTVLDLPWNERTTDVHDIAGAREVLDADHAGLADVKERIIEYLAVRKRRAEAGKGQLGGRRSGAVLALAGPPGVGKTSLGESVAKAMGRNFVRVALGGIRDEAEIRGHRRTYVGALPGRIVRAIKESGSMNPVVLLDEVDKVGADYRGDPTAALLEVLDPEQNHTFRDHYLEVELDLSDVVFLATANAVETIPGPLLDRMELVSLDGYTEHEKVTIARDHLLPRELERAGLGQEDVRLTDTALSRIAAEYTREAGVRDANRTIAKVLRKIATRAALDELTLPVTVDAADLDGYLGRPRHLPESSLPVGSQRTAIPGVATGLAVTGAGGDVLYVEASLADAESGGTGLSLTGQLGEVMKESAQIALSYLRSRGAELELPVADLKDRGVHVHVPAGAVPKDGPSAGVTMTTALASLLSGRVARADVAMTGEVSLTGRVLPIGGVKQKLLAAHRAGITTVIIPQRNEPDLDDVPAEVLAALEVHPVSSVREVLDLALTPAATPLPQAA; from the coding sequence ATGAGCGCAACCCAGCTCCTACCCATCCTTCCGCTGGACGACGACGTGGTGCTGCCGGGCATGGTGGTACCGCTGGACCTCGGTGCGGCGGAGAGCAGCGCGGCGGTGGAGTCGGCGCGGGCAGGCGCGCCGAACGCGAGCGCGCTGCCCGGGATCCGTTCGGCGTCGGTGGCCAAGGCCGAGGTGCTGATCGTGCCGCGGCTGGAAGGCGAGTACGCCGAGATCGGCACCGTGGCCACCGTGGAGCGGGTCGGCAGGGTGCCCGGCGGTGGCACGGCGGCACTCGTGCGCGGTACCCGGCGGGCCTTCGTCGGCGAGACCGGCGCCGGCCAGGGCGCGGCCCGCTGGGTGCACGCCGAGGAGGCCGTCGAGCCGCCCACCGGCGAGCGCGCGGCCGAGCTGGCCGCCGAGTTCAAGTCGGTGGTGGTCTCCCTGCTTCAGCAACGCGAGGTCTGGCAGATGCTGGACGCGGTGCAGCAGGTGGAGCAGCCGTCCGCGATCGCGGATCTGGCGGGCAACGCGCCGTACCTGAGCGCGACGCAGAAGCTCGAGTTGCTCCGCACGCTGGACGTGACCGAGCGGCTGGAGAAGGCACTGGAGTCCGGCCGGGAATACCTGGCCGAGCTCGAGGTCAGCGACACCATCCGCAAGGACGTCGCGGAGGGCATGGAGAAGCAGCAGAAGGAGTTCCTGCTGCGCCGCCAGCTGGAGGCGATCCGCAAGGAGCTCAGCGAGCTCACCGGGGAGCCCGGCGGCGAGGGTGACGAGGACTACCGGGCCAGGATCGAGGCGGCCGACCTGCCCGAACACGTGCACAAGGCCGCGCTGGCCGAGGTGGACAAGCTGGACCGGACCTCGGAGCAGTCCCCCGAGGGCGGCTGGATCCGCACCTGGCTGGACACCGTGCTGGACCTGCCGTGGAACGAGCGGACCACCGACGTGCACGACATCGCCGGTGCCCGCGAGGTGCTGGACGCCGACCACGCCGGGCTGGCCGACGTGAAGGAACGGATCATCGAGTACCTGGCGGTGCGCAAGCGGCGGGCCGAGGCGGGCAAGGGCCAGCTCGGCGGGCGGCGTTCCGGAGCCGTCCTGGCGCTGGCGGGGCCGCCCGGGGTCGGTAAGACCTCGCTCGGGGAGTCGGTGGCGAAGGCGATGGGCCGCAACTTCGTCCGGGTGGCACTCGGCGGGATCCGGGACGAAGCCGAGATCCGCGGGCACCGGCGCACCTACGTGGGGGCGCTGCCCGGCCGGATCGTGCGGGCCATCAAGGAATCCGGGTCGATGAACCCGGTGGTGCTGCTGGACGAGGTGGACAAGGTGGGCGCCGACTACCGGGGCGACCCGACCGCGGCGCTGCTGGAGGTGCTGGATCCCGAGCAGAACCACACCTTCCGCGACCACTACCTCGAGGTCGAGCTGGATCTGTCCGATGTGGTCTTCCTGGCCACCGCGAACGCGGTGGAGACCATCCCCGGGCCGCTGCTGGACCGGATGGAACTGGTGTCGCTGGACGGCTACACCGAGCACGAGAAGGTCACCATCGCCCGCGACCACCTGCTGCCGAGGGAGCTGGAGCGGGCCGGGCTCGGCCAGGAGGACGTGCGGCTCACCGATACGGCGCTGAGCCGGATCGCGGCCGAGTACACCCGGGAGGCCGGGGTCCGGGACGCGAACCGCACCATCGCGAAGGTGCTCCGCAAGATCGCCACCAGGGCGGCGCTGGACGAGTTGACCCTGCCGGTGACGGTGGACGCGGCGGACCTGGACGGCTACCTCGGGCGACCGCGGCACCTGCCGGAGTCGTCCCTGCCCGTGGGTAGCCAGCGCACCGCGATCCCCGGCGTGGCGACGGGGCTGGCGGTGACCGGTGCCGGTGGTGACGTGTTGTACGTGGAGGCGTCGCTCGCCGACGCGGAGTCCGGGGGCACCGGGCTGTCGCTGACCGGCCAGCTGGGCGAGGTGATGAAGGAGTCGGCCCAGATCGCGCTCTCCTACCTGCGTTCCCGCGGCGCCGAGCTGGAACTGCCGGTGGCCGACCTGAAGGATCGCGGGGTGCACGTCCACGTTCCGGCGGGGGCGGTGCCCAAGGACGGGCCGTCCGCCGGGGTCACCATGACCACGGCGCTGGCCTCGCTGCTGTCCGGGCGGGTGGCCCGCGCGGACGTGGCGATGACCGGGGAGGTGTCGCTGACCGGCCGGGTGCTGCCGATCGGCGGGGTGAAGCAGAAGCTGCTCGCCGCGCACCGGGCCGGGATCACCACGGTGATCATCCCGCAGCGTAACGAGCCGGACCTGGACGACGTGCCTGCCGAGGTGCTCGCCGCGCTGGAGGTGCACCCGGTGTCCAGCGTGCGCGAGGTGCTGGACCTGGCGCTCACCCCGGCCGCCACCCCGCTGCCGCAGGCGGCGTGA
- a CDS encoding alkaline phosphatase PhoX, with translation MRRRNFLRAATIGVGVAAFGNTLTPSAMAAPAQNGPSPYGPLQPADGNGIRLPDGFTSRVIARSGERVAGYTWHEAPDGGAVFADGSGWIYVSNSEVYFGGGAGAVRFDASGNITGAYRILNGTRVNCAGGAMPWNTWLSCEEIDRGYVYETDPWGPASAAVRRPAMGRFKHEAAAADPVRKVVYMTEDVSDGRFYRFIPDTWGDLSAGTLQVLVADGGTSGGFGWATVPDPDGSPTATRHQVPGSKSFDGGEGLHYANDTAWFTTKGDNRVWQLDLAGGTYELAYDDSLVDPGSPPLSGVDNVTGSGFGDLYVAEDGGNMEICVITPDDIVAPFLRVTGQGSSEITGPAFTPAGDRLYFSSQRGTSGSSSGGITYEVTGPFRT, from the coding sequence GTGCGACGACGGAACTTCCTACGTGCGGCGACGATCGGTGTCGGCGTCGCGGCCTTCGGCAACACACTGACCCCCTCGGCCATGGCCGCGCCCGCGCAGAACGGGCCCAGCCCGTACGGGCCGCTCCAGCCCGCCGACGGCAACGGGATCCGGCTCCCGGATGGCTTCACCAGCCGGGTGATCGCCCGCTCCGGCGAGCGGGTCGCGGGTTACACCTGGCATGAGGCCCCGGACGGTGGCGCGGTGTTCGCCGATGGCTCCGGCTGGATCTACGTGTCCAACTCCGAGGTCTACTTCGGCGGCGGGGCCGGCGCCGTCCGGTTCGACGCCAGCGGCAACATCACCGGCGCCTACCGGATCCTGAACGGGACCAGGGTGAACTGTGCCGGCGGCGCCATGCCATGGAACACCTGGCTTTCCTGCGAGGAGATCGACCGCGGCTACGTCTACGAGACCGACCCGTGGGGCCCGGCCTCGGCCGCGGTGCGGCGCCCGGCGATGGGCCGGTTCAAGCACGAGGCGGCCGCGGCGGACCCGGTGCGCAAGGTGGTGTACATGACCGAGGACGTCTCGGACGGGCGGTTCTACCGGTTCATCCCGGACACCTGGGGCGACCTGTCCGCGGGCACGCTGCAGGTGCTGGTCGCGGACGGAGGGACGTCCGGCGGCTTCGGCTGGGCCACCGTGCCGGACCCGGACGGCTCGCCAACCGCGACCCGGCACCAGGTGCCCGGGTCGAAGTCCTTCGACGGCGGCGAGGGCCTGCACTACGCGAACGACACCGCCTGGTTCACCACCAAGGGCGACAACCGGGTGTGGCAGCTCGACCTCGCCGGCGGTACCTACGAGCTGGCCTACGACGACAGCCTTGTCGACCCCGGCTCGCCCCCGCTGTCCGGAGTGGACAACGTCACGGGGTCCGGCTTCGGCGACCTGTACGTTGCCGAGGACGGCGGCAACATGGAGATCTGCGTCATCACCCCGGACGACATCGTGGCGCCGTTCCTGCGGGTGACCGGGCAGGGTTCCTCGGAGATCACCGGCCCGGCCTTCACCCCGGCCGGTGACCGGTTGTACTTCTCCTCGCAACGTGGCACCTCCGGTTCCTCCAGCGGCGGAATCACCTACGAGGTGACCGGCCCTTTCCGGACCTGA
- a CDS encoding DedA family protein, which yields MTMHLAAAPEPVDGLAGWAVDLMASLGGPGAAVIVGLDNLFPPIPSEIVLPLAGFSASQGTFSLAGALLWTTVGSVLGAILVYYLGALLGRERTRAIVVRIPLVKVGDFDRTEAWFARHGAKAVFLGRMVPLFRSFISLPAGIERMPVWRFLGLTTLGSLLWNTIFVVAGYTLGENWHLVEDYSGIVQKVVIGAVVLAVAGFVVIRLRDRRHGDGRHDTEATRPIRSGKGRSPRR from the coding sequence ATGACCATGCATCTGGCAGCAGCCCCCGAACCCGTCGACGGTCTTGCCGGCTGGGCCGTGGACCTGATGGCGTCGCTCGGCGGGCCGGGCGCCGCCGTGATCGTCGGACTGGACAACCTGTTCCCGCCGATCCCCAGCGAGATCGTGTTGCCGCTGGCCGGGTTCTCCGCCAGCCAGGGCACCTTCAGCCTTGCCGGCGCCCTGCTGTGGACCACCGTCGGCTCGGTGCTCGGCGCGATCCTCGTGTACTACCTCGGCGCGCTGCTCGGCCGCGAGCGCACCAGGGCGATCGTGGTCCGGATCCCGCTGGTCAAGGTGGGCGACTTCGACCGCACCGAGGCCTGGTTCGCCCGGCACGGCGCCAAGGCGGTGTTCCTCGGCCGGATGGTGCCGCTGTTCCGCAGCTTCATCTCGCTACCGGCGGGGATCGAGCGGATGCCGGTGTGGCGGTTCCTCGGCCTGACCACGCTCGGCAGCCTGCTGTGGAACACCATCTTCGTGGTTGCCGGGTACACCCTCGGCGAGAACTGGCACCTGGTCGAGGACTACTCCGGGATCGTGCAGAAGGTCGTGATCGGCGCGGTGGTGCTGGCCGTCGCCGGGTTCGTCGTCATCCGGCTGCGGGACCGGCGCCACGGCGACGGCCGGCACGACACCGAGGCCACTCGGCCGATCAGGTCCGGAAAGGGCCGGTCACCTCGTAGGTGA
- a CDS encoding sensor histidine kinase — MSIPLGEGPVRGLARGTAGLALGAAAAFAELSFAVLAAPWLALPAARPRVAAGVRALVEWERVRLARYFGDEVPAEYSPGRGLRYLALRSIVGGLGAGTFLLMLYGAVSVAIMAWQAVSGRPIGGGESLDWYDPIVLVLFGGLLAFLAVQGLLGVATLDRRLAKHLLSPTNQELLRRRVSVLTSTRAEVVEAVNDERRRIERALHDGVQQRLVTLGMILGRARRAGAPERSGELLRQAHEQAQQALLDLREVAWRVYPVALDEGGLHSALESLAEHSSVPVVLRYRFAERVDTATETIAYFVVSEAVTNAIKHAAATRIEVDVRPADAALVTVIQDDGIGGARPDGGGLSGLRRRVAAADGEFTVHSPLGGPTTVTAHLPTADGEGQACGW, encoded by the coding sequence ATGTCCATTCCGTTGGGCGAGGGCCCGGTACGCGGCCTCGCCAGGGGCACCGCCGGGCTGGCGCTCGGGGCCGCGGCCGCGTTCGCCGAGCTGTCCTTCGCGGTGCTCGCCGCGCCGTGGCTGGCCCTACCCGCGGCCCGGCCGCGGGTGGCCGCCGGTGTCCGGGCACTGGTGGAGTGGGAACGCGTGCGGCTGGCGCGGTACTTCGGGGACGAGGTGCCCGCCGAGTACTCGCCCGGTCGCGGGCTACGGTACCTGGCGCTGAGGTCCATTGTGGGCGGTCTCGGCGCCGGCACCTTCCTGCTGATGCTCTACGGCGCGGTCTCCGTCGCGATCATGGCCTGGCAGGCGGTGTCCGGGCGCCCGATCGGCGGTGGCGAGTCGCTGGACTGGTACGACCCGATCGTGCTCGTGCTGTTCGGCGGCCTGCTTGCTTTTCTTGCGGTGCAAGGTCTCTTGGGTGTCGCTACGCTGGACCGCAGGCTAGCCAAGCATCTTCTCAGTCCAACGAACCAGGAGCTGTTGCGGCGCAGGGTGTCGGTGCTCACCTCTACCCGGGCAGAAGTGGTGGAGGCGGTCAACGACGAGCGGCGGCGGATCGAGCGTGCCCTGCACGACGGGGTGCAGCAGCGGCTGGTCACCCTCGGCATGATCCTGGGCAGAGCCCGGCGGGCAGGCGCCCCCGAACGGTCCGGGGAGTTGCTGCGGCAGGCGCACGAGCAGGCCCAGCAGGCGCTGCTGGACCTGCGGGAGGTGGCGTGGCGGGTGTATCCGGTGGCGCTGGACGAGGGCGGGCTGCACAGCGCGCTGGAGTCGCTGGCCGAGCACTCCAGCGTGCCGGTGGTGCTGCGCTACCGGTTCGCCGAGCGGGTGGACACGGCGACCGAGACGATCGCGTACTTCGTGGTGTCCGAGGCGGTCACCAACGCGATCAAGCATGCGGCGGCGACCCGGATCGAGGTGGACGTGCGGCCCGCGGATGCGGCGCTGGTCACCGTGATCCAGGACGACGGGATCGGCGGCGCGCGGCCGGACGGCGGCGGGCTTTCCGGCCTGCGCCGCCGGGTCGCCGCCGCCGACGGCGAGTTCACGGTGCACAGCCCACTCGGCGGCCCCACCACCGTCACCGCACACCTGCCGACCGCGGACGGGGAGGGGCAGGCGTGCGGGTGGTGA
- a CDS encoding response regulator transcription factor yields MRVVIAEDSTLLREGLARLLAEEGHEVVASVGDGQGLLSATGAYRPDVIVTDIRMPPTHTDEGLRAALEIRERWPEVGVLVLSQYVEKRYATELITGEHGRVGYLLKDRVTQVGEFLDALERVGAGGAAFDPEVVRRLLARTSHTDPLGKLTEREQDVLALMAQGHTNAGVAGRLYVSQSAVEKHVNAIFDKLGLAHTTGFSRRVLAVLRYLGS; encoded by the coding sequence GTGCGGGTGGTGATCGCCGAGGACTCGACGCTGCTGCGGGAGGGACTGGCGCGGCTGCTGGCCGAGGAGGGGCACGAGGTGGTGGCCTCGGTCGGCGACGGGCAGGGGCTGCTGTCCGCCACCGGCGCGTACCGGCCGGACGTGATCGTCACCGACATCCGGATGCCGCCGACACACACCGACGAGGGCCTGCGCGCGGCGCTGGAGATCCGCGAGCGCTGGCCGGAGGTCGGGGTGCTGGTGCTGTCCCAGTACGTGGAGAAGCGGTACGCCACCGAGTTGATCACCGGGGAGCACGGCCGGGTCGGCTACCTGCTCAAGGACCGGGTGACCCAGGTCGGGGAGTTCCTGGACGCGCTGGAACGGGTGGGCGCGGGGGGTGCCGCGTTCGATCCGGAGGTGGTGCGCAGGCTACTGGCGCGCACCAGCCACACCGATCCGCTCGGCAAGCTGACCGAGCGCGAGCAGGACGTGCTCGCGCTGATGGCGCAGGGCCACACCAACGCCGGTGTCGCCGGCCGGCTCTATGTCTCGCAGAGCGCGGTGGAGAAGCACGTCAACGCGATCTTCGACAAACTGGGGCTGGCGCACACCACCGGCTTCAGCAGGCGGGTGCTGGCCGTGCTGCGTTACCTGGGTAGCTGA
- a CDS encoding MBL fold metallo-hydrolase, giving the protein MKLGRALGTAAAATAAAAAGVALRDVLVALGGRPNGADLERIRRSTRFREGKFHNLAPRQVMPPGTYRRVLRELLFGTQTRRPVAAVPIARPEPAPRGGPGELYLTWYGHASALAEIDGGRVLFDPVWSERCSPAGFLGPRRLHAPPCPLADLPPLDAIVISHDHYDHLDLASVRVLTGTQDAPFVVPLGVGAHLRRWRVPESRIIELDWAEQVELGGLRLTATAAQHFSGRRLTNDDTLWASWVVAGPRRRLFYTGDSGYFAGYAAIGAEYGPFDAALVQVGAYDVHWPDIHMTPEEGVRAHLDLRGGLLVPVHWATFNLALHDWTEPADRVWTEAKAQAVPLALPPPGERIDVDDPPPVDGWWQTLA; this is encoded by the coding sequence ATGAAGCTGGGTCGGGCACTGGGCACCGCGGCCGCCGCCACGGCGGCCGCGGCCGCGGGAGTCGCACTGCGCGATGTCCTGGTCGCCTTGGGCGGCAGGCCGAACGGCGCCGATCTCGAGCGGATACGGCGGTCCACCCGGTTCCGCGAAGGGAAGTTCCACAACCTCGCGCCCCGGCAGGTGATGCCGCCCGGTACCTACCGCAGGGTCCTGCGTGAGCTGCTGTTCGGCACGCAGACCCGACGCCCGGTGGCCGCCGTGCCGATCGCCCGCCCCGAACCCGCGCCGCGCGGCGGACCCGGGGAGCTGTACCTCACCTGGTACGGGCACGCCTCCGCCCTGGCCGAGATCGACGGTGGCCGGGTGCTGTTCGATCCGGTGTGGAGCGAGCGCTGCTCACCGGCCGGCTTCCTGGGGCCGCGGCGGCTGCACGCGCCGCCCTGCCCGCTGGCGGACCTACCGCCGCTGGACGCCATTGTCATCTCGCACGACCACTACGACCACCTCGACCTGGCCAGCGTGCGCGTGCTCACCGGCACCCAGGACGCGCCCTTCGTGGTCCCGCTCGGCGTCGGCGCCCACCTGCGGCGCTGGCGGGTGCCCGAGTCCAGGATCATCGAGCTGGACTGGGCCGAGCAGGTGGAACTCGGTGGCCTGCGGCTCACCGCGACCGCGGCACAGCACTTCTCCGGCCGGCGATTGACCAATGACGACACCCTGTGGGCATCCTGGGTGGTCGCCGGTCCCCGGCGCAGGCTGTTCTACACCGGAGACTCCGGCTACTTCGCCGGCTACGCCGCCATCGGCGCCGAGTACGGCCCCTTCGACGCCGCGCTGGTGCAGGTCGGGGCCTATGACGTGCACTGGCCGGATATCCACATGACCCCGGAGGAGGGGGTGCGGGCACACCTCGACCTGCGCGGCGGGCTGCTCGTCCCGGTGCACTGGGCGACCTTCAACCTCGCCCTGCACGACTGGACCGAACCGGCCGACCGGGTATGGACCGAGGCCAAGGCACAGGCGGTGCCGCTCGCGCTGCCACCCCCGGGCGAGCGGATCGACGTCGACGACCCACCACCGGTGGACGGCTGGTGGCAGACCCTGGCCTGA
- a CDS encoding DUF4328 domain-containing protein, producing MSEPESISVTAEPAPDGKVVRPMSGMATVAAVLIGTATVMAVASSWTAWRSYLVVRDYLDGVPGVLVADLDAADNASAVVAGLYLGALSLSGVALLGWLWRARSNSEAMTMAQHRRGRGWVVGGWFCPIVNFWVPPMIISDIWKTSRPAPEWTTYDLGRVPGTPLIGCWWASVLVAGFLDRYVAGIVLRDPTVGSLHTAAVVGTVGTVLTLGGAVLIIMIIRRITAWQEAARSRPPG from the coding sequence ATGAGCGAGCCGGAATCGATCAGCGTGACCGCGGAGCCGGCGCCGGACGGCAAGGTGGTCCGGCCGATGAGCGGGATGGCGACGGTGGCCGCCGTGCTGATCGGGACGGCCACGGTCATGGCGGTCGCGAGCAGTTGGACCGCCTGGCGCTCCTACCTGGTGGTTCGCGACTACCTCGATGGCGTGCCCGGTGTGCTCGTGGCCGATCTGGACGCGGCCGACAACGCCTCGGCCGTCGTCGCCGGCCTCTACCTGGGTGCGTTGTCGCTGTCCGGCGTCGCCTTACTGGGGTGGCTGTGGCGGGCGCGATCCAACTCCGAGGCCATGACGATGGCCCAGCATCGCCGCGGACGGGGCTGGGTGGTCGGTGGCTGGTTCTGCCCGATCGTGAACTTCTGGGTTCCACCGATGATCATCAGCGACATCTGGAAGACGAGCAGGCCGGCCCCCGAGTGGACCACCTACGACCTCGGCCGCGTGCCGGGCACGCCGCTGATCGGTTGCTGGTGGGCGTCGGTGCTCGTGGCGGGCTTCCTCGACCGCTACGTCGCGGGCATCGTGCTGCGCGATCCCACCGTCGGCTCGCTGCACACCGCGGCCGTGGTCGGGACCGTCGGCACGGTCCTCACCCTTGGCGGCGCGGTGCTGATCATCATGATCATCCGGCGGATCACGGCCTGGCAGGAGGCCGCGCGCAGCCGGCCGCCGGGTTGA